A window of Bradyrhizobium diazoefficiens genomic DNA:
TGATCTTCACGTTGTCGGTCAGCTTTGCGAAGGAGGCGCGATACTGCTTCAGCAGATTGCCGATTTCGGTGACGCGGTCGGTGATCTTCTGATCGTTGGCATAGATCGAGACCAGCAGGGTCTCCAGGAACTTGATGCGGGCGATCACGCCATCGGCGGCCTTCGGCTCCGGCTTGGCCACGAAGGCGCTGACCGAGGTGGAGACCGCGAGATATTGCGAGGTGATGTCCTTGGCCGTACCCTGGACCGAGGCCAGCCCCGCCAGCGCGGCTGTATCGGCGAGATCGTCGAACTTGAAGCGGATCTTGTTGCCGACGCTGTTGAGCTCATCGGCCGCGATCTTGTTGTTCGCGCGCGTCAGGGTGATGATCTCTCCGAACACCTTCGTGAATCTTTGGAATTCGGCCTCGAGCTGGCCGACCTGCTCGCGGCGGGCGGCACCGGTCGCGGCGGCCAGCGACTTGGCGATCGCACTCTTCAGATTTCCTTCGGCAGCCTTGGCCGCCGTCTCGTCATCGGCTGCGCCGGTGAGGGTGTAGGCCCGCGCCAGTCCCTGATAGACGATCAGCTCGCGATCGACCGTCCGCGCCAGATCGGCTTCCGCGACACTGGCGCGATAGGACGCGACGGCATCCTGGATCCGCTCAAAGCCAAAATAGGCGAAAGCCATGCTGACGGCGAGGATGGCCAGTACCGCCACGAAGCCCAGGATGATCTTTGCACGAAAACGCAGCGTTGGCAGCTTCGATCGGCTCGACTTCGGCTTTACCGACATTCCCCCATCCCATTCCATTCGCGCAAAACCAGGCGCGGCCCGAGAGCAGCCCGCTCCCTGACTCGTCCGCACGGTAATTGGCAAAGGATAAGCCGTGGTAAATTTGTGGCACCGCAACTGGCGGTTAGGTGATGCGGGGAGACCTCTTAGCTCGTCGCCCCTGATCTGCGCACTCAAGAGCGTGCCGATCCGGGGCGACAGCGAGATGTGAGGCGGTTGCCCGGCGCAAGGCTTAGGCCGCCCTGATATTGCCCATGAAGCGGTCGAGCTCGGCGCGGAGGCGGGTGCTTTCGGATGACAGCGTCTTGGCCGAATGCAGCACCTCCGCCGAAGCGGAGCCGGTCTCGGCCGCGCCGCGGTTGACCTCGCCGATGTCGGTGGCCGCGGTCTGGGTGCCCTGCGCGACGGTCTGGACGCTGCGCGCGATCTCCTGGGTCGCCGCACCCTGCTGCTCGACCGCGCTCGCGATCGAGGTCGAGATCGACGAGATCTGCCCGATGGTCGCACCGATCTCCTTGATCGCCGCGACCGATTCGGCCGTGGCGCCCTGCATGCCCGTGATGTGCGAGGAAATTTCGTCCGTCGCCTTTGCGGTCTGGCTCGCCAGCGACTTCACTTCGCTGGCGACCACCGCGAACCCGCGCCCGGCTTCGCCGGCGCGCGCCGCCTCGATGGTGGCGTTGAGCGCCAGCAGGTTGGTCTGCTCGGCAATCGCCGTGATCAGCTTGACCACTTCGCCGATCTGCTGGGCGGCGTGCGACAGCTTGCCGATGCGCCCGTCGGTCTCCCTGGCCTGGACCACGGCGGCTTCCGCGATCCGGCTGGAGTCGCGGACCTGGCGGCCGATCTCCTCGACCGAGGCGGAAAGCTCTTCGGTCGCGGTGGCGACCGACTGCATGTTGGAGGACGCCTGCTCGGAGACGCCGGCGACCTGGCTCGACAGGCTCTGCGTGGTCTCGGCGGTGCGGGTCAGCGTCGAGGCGGCCGTTTCCAGCTGCACGGCCGAGGCCGAGACGTTGGAGACGATGGCGCCGACCGCGCTTTCGAAATCATCGGCAAAGCGGATCAGCTCGGCACGGCGGCTTGCGGCCTGCTCCCTGTTCTGGATTTCGCTGGCGGCGGCATCGCGCTCGGCTTTCGCCACCGCCTGGACCTTGAACTCCTCGACCGCGCCGGCCATCTCGCCGATCTCGTCCTTGCGGCCGAGACCCGGGAGCACCACGTCGAAATTGCCCGAGGCCAGCTCGCGCATCGCCTTGCACATCGCAATCATCGGACGCGAGATGCCGGTACCCAGCAGGAAGGCGAGAACCGCACCAAGCAGCGTACCGCCGATGGCGAGCATCAGAACCAGTTGCTCGGTCTGCCCGATGGTCACTTCCGATTCCGAGTCCAGCCGCTGCTGTTCGGCGACGAGGTCTGCCTTCATGGCAGTGGCGCCCTGAAGGATCGCACCGGCCGAACCGCTCATCTCGGTGACGAGTTCGTCGACCAACTTGGCCTTCGCGATCAGCTTGTCCAGCGCGCCGCGATAGGCGCCGAGAAACGCCTTGGCCTCCTTCAGGCCGGCGATGACCTTGTCGTCCATGGAGTAGACCGCGCCGAGCGAGTTGTCGACGAACTTCAGTCGCGCCATCGCACTTGCTCCGACGGCCTGGTCCGAGTTCAGGACAAAGTTGCTCGCTGCCGCACTCGCGGTCTGGAATTGGGCGTTGACCTGCTTGGTGCCGAATTCGATCGCCTGGGCTTCGGATTCGGAGGCGTTGTTGCCGATGTCGTCGAGCTTGTATTTCAGGAGGTTGGCGTTGCGCTGAAGCTGATTCTGGACCAGAAGCGCGCTGTCGCGCTTGGCCTGCAGGATCTTGGCGAAAGTCGCCGAGAAGTTGGAAAATTCCTTGGCGAGCTTGTTGAGGCTCTCCAGCCGCGCCGGCTTCTTCGCACTCCTGATCGCCTGGTCGATGGCATTCTTCAGGCGGGCCTCGGCGTCCAGCGCCGCCTTGGCGTCGTCTTCCTTGCCGGTCACCACGAAGTAACGGGCGGCCGAACGATAGCCGAGCAGTTCGCGATCGATATTGCGGGCAAGATCGGCCTCGGAGACGCTGCTACGGTAGGATCCCACCCCGGACGACACCCGCTCGAAGCCGAAATAGGAGAAGGCCATGCTGCCGGCGGAGATCGCCAGCACGACGGCAAAGCCGAGGATGATTTTGGCGCGGAACCTGAGAGTGGGAAATATTATGCGCTTTGACGGCGACGCGATACGCCCGGACATTCCGACCCCCATGATTCATTCCAAACAGCCGCGAGCGGAGGCGCCCCGCCTCCCCGACCCAGATGCGCAAAACTAAGGCAGAAACGATAAGGGGCGGTAAATTCGCCGGCTCGCGCGACACCTCATTTCTCGTCCAAAGGCCCGCCGAACGGATATTTCGCCGGCATCCCGCGCCATACCGCCGACCCCTGAAATGGAGAATATGGAAGCGAACGCCGATCCGCAGGCGCAAGCCATGACGTCCCCGGCGCGGGATCAATGACTTTTCGATGACGCGGGCGACCAAAATCCTAGTTGCAAAGTTCCGGGTCGCTCTCTCTAATTAGAAGCAATCAAAATCATCCCGGGAGGACTACACCGTGTCTACAGTCAAACTGACAGTGAACGGCAAGGCCGTTGCTGTCGACGTCGAGGACCGCACGCTGCTGGTGCAGCTCCTGCGCGATCACCTCAATCTCACGGGAACCCATGTCGGCTGCGACACCAGCCAGTGCGGCGCCTGTGTCGTGCACATGGACGGCCGGGCAGTGAAATCCTGCACCATGCTGGCGGGCCAGGCCGACGGCACCAGCATCACCACCATCGAGGGCATCGCCAAGGGCGACGAGCTGCACCCGATGCAGGCCGCGTTCCGCGACAATCACGGCCTTCAATGCGGCTATTGCACGCCGGGCATGATCATGTCGGCGATCGACATCGTGCATCGTTACGGCGGCCAGCTCGACGAAGCCACCGTCCGCCACGAGCTGGAAGGCAATATCTGCCGCTGCACCGGCTACCACAACATCGTCAAAGCCGTGCTGGATGCCGCCGGCCGCATGAAGGTCTCGCAGGCGGCCGAGTAAAGCGGCGCGCCTCGATAGAACAAATCACCGCTGCCGCTCTCGAAAGACAGCGCAGCCATAGAATTTCCGGTCGGGAGGACCACACATGGGTGTTGAAGGCATCGGCGCGCGCGTCGTGCGCAAGGAAGACAAGCGTTTCATTACCGGCAAGGGCCGCTACGTCGACGACATCAAGCTGACGGGCATGACCCATGCCCATTTCGTCCGCAGCCCGCACGCCCACGCCAAGGTGAAGGGGATCGATTCCTCCGCCGCGCTGAAGATGCCGGGCGTGGTCGCAGTGCTCACGGGCCGAGAGATCGTCGACGACAAGGTCGGCAATCTCATCTGCGGCTGGGCCATCACCTCCAAGGACGGCAGCCCGATGAAGATGGGCGCATGGCCGGCCATGGCGCCGGAGACGGTGCGCTTCGTCGGCCAGGCCGTCGCGGTCGTGATCGCCGAGAGTAAGAATCTGGCGCGCGACGCCGCGGAAGCGGTCGTTGTCGATTACGAAGAGCTTCCCGCGGTCGCCGACATCCACGCCGCGATCAAATCAGGCGCGCCGCAGCTTCATCCCGAAGCCCCCGGCAACCAGGTGTACGACTGGGTGATCGGCGACGAGGGCGCCACCGATGCCGCCTTCGCCAAGGCCGCCAATGTGGTGAAGCTCGACGTCACCAACAACCGCCTCGCCCCGAATGCGATGGAGCCGCGGGCGGCGATCGCCGATTACGACGCGGCGGAAGAGCATTTCACGCTCTATACGACCTCGCAAAACCCGCACGTCGCCCGCCTGGTGCTGTCGGCGTTCTACAACATCGCGCCCGAGCACAAGCTGCGCGTGATCGCCCCCGACGTCGGCGGCGGCTTCGGCTCCAAGATCTTCATCTATCCCGAGGAGATGGTGGCGCTGTGGGCCTCCAAGAAGGTCGGCCGTCCCGTGAAATGGACTGGCGACCGTACCGAGGCTTTCCTCACCGACGCGCATGGCCGCGACCATGTCACTCATGCCGAGATGGCGTTCGACGCCAACAACAAGATCGTCGGCCTCAAGGTGAAGACCTACGCCAATTTCGGCGCCTACATGTCGCTGTTCTCGTCTTCGGTGCCGACCTATCTCTATGCGACGCTGCTGTCGGGCCAGTACAACATTCCGGCGATCCACGCCGAGGTGATCGGGGTCTACACCAACACCACCCCGGTCGATGCCTATCGCGGCGCGGGCCGTCCCGAGGCGAGCTATCTCATCGAGCGGTTAATGGAGACGGCAGCGCGACAACTGAAGGTCGATCCGGCCGAGCTGCGCCGGACCAACTTCATCACCCAGTTCCCGCACCAGACGCCTGTCATCATGGCCTACGACACCGGCGACTTCAACGCCTCGCTCGATGCCGCAATGAAGGCGATCGACTATGCCGGCTTTCCGGCCCGCAAAGCCAAGGCGAAAGCCGACGGCAAGCTGCGCGGCATCGGCGTGTCCTGCTACATCGAGGCCTGCGGCATCGCGCCGTCGAAGGCGGTCGGCAGCCTGGGTGCCGGCGTCGGTTTGTGGGAATCGGCCGAGGTGCGTGTCAATCCGGTCGGCACCATCGAGATCCTCACGGGCTCGCATAGTCATGGCCAGGGTCACGAGACCACGTTCTGCCAGCTCGTCGCAGAACGCCTGGGCGTTCCCATCAGCCAGGTCTCGATCGTCCACGGCGACACCGACAAGGTGCAGTTCGGCATGGGCACGTACGGCTCGCGCTCGGCGGCCGTCGGCCTCACCGCGATCCTGAAGGCGATGGAGAAGATGGAGTCGAAGGCCAAGAAGATCGCCGCGCATGCGCTGGAGGCTTCCGAAGCCGACATCGTCATCGAGAACGGCCAGTTCAAGGTGACCGGCACCGACAAGGCGATCGCCCTGCCGATGGTCGCGCTCGCGGCCTATACTGCGCACAATCTGCCTGACGGGATGGAGCCGGGCCTGAAGGAAAGCGCCTTCTACGACCCGACCAACTTCACCTTCCCGGCCGGTGCCTATATCTGCGAGCTCGAGGTCGATCCCGGCACCGGCAAGACCTCCTTCGTCAACTTCGTCGCAGCCGATGATTTCGGGCGGCTGATCAACCCGATGATCGTCGAGGGCCAGGTCCATGGCGGTCTGGTTCAAGGCATCGGGCAGGCGCTGCTCGAGCACGCGGTCTACGATGCCAACGGCCAGCCGGTCACGGCCTCGTTCATGGACTACGCCATGCCGCGCGCCGACGACGTGCCATCGTTCAACCTCTCCCACACCACGACGCTCTGCCCGGGCAATCCGTTGGGCATCAAGGGCTGCGGCGAGGCCGGTGCGATCGGCGCTTCGGCGGCCGTGATCAACGCGATCACGGATGCGATCGGCAAGAACAATCTGGAAATGCCCGCAACCCCGGACCGGGTGTGGCGCACGATCCACGCGGCTTAAGAGGGAGGACCGAAGATGTACCAGACCAATTATCATCGCGCTTCCTCGGTCGACGAGGCCGCCAGCCTGTTCGCCAAGGGCAGCGAGTCGAAGTTCCTTGCCGGCGGCCAGACGCTGCTTCCGGTGATGAAGCAGCGCCTTGCAAGCCCATCCGACGTCATCGACCTCGGCAAGATTAGGGAGCTGCAGGGCGTCGAATTGTCGGGCGACACGCTGACCATCAAGGCCGCCACGACCTATTTCGACATCATGCAGAATGCCGATGTGAAGAAGGCGATCCCCGCGATCGCCTATCTCACCTCGATGCTCGGCGATCCCGCCGTGCGCTATCGCGGCACGATCGGCGGTTCGATTGCCAACAACGATCCCGCGGCGGACTTTCCCGCCGCGCTGCTCGCGCTCGGCGCCACCGTGAAGACCAACAAGCGGCCGATATCAGCCGAGGACTTCTTCCAGGGCCTGTTCACGACAGCGCTGGAAGACGGCGAGATCATCACCGCCGTGTCGTTCCCGGTTCCGGCGAAGGCCGGCTACGCGAAAATGCGGCACCCGGCCTCGCGCTTTGCGCTGACCGGCGTGTTCGTCGCGCAGACCAAGTCGGGCGAGGTCCGCGTCGCCGCGACCGGCGCTTCGCAGAGCGGCGTGATGCGGGTGCCTGCCATCGAAGCCGCGCTGAAGGCGAACTGGTCGCCGTCGACAATCGACAGCGTCAGCATTTCCGCAAGCGGGCTGCTCGCTGACATCCACGGCACGGCGGAATATCGCGCCAACCTGATCAAGGTGATGGCGCAACGAGCGGTGGCCGCCGCCGGCTGACCGTCACGCTTTAGCGTCTCGACGCAAATCTTCCGCGGCGCGCAGCAATGCGCGCCGCTTTTGTTATGCGCCCATGCATGAAAACCGCTTGCCTCGCTGGCGTGAAGGCGAGAAAAGTTAATCAGCCAATTAACTCGCTCCCAGAGAGCAACGTCAGAGGCCATTGCCGGACCGCCGGCATGCGCCCCGCGACCCGAGGAAACAACCAACGTGCTCGATAAATCAGCCTCCACGTCCTCCGTCCGCGCCTCTGGCCCGCTCTCGGGCTTCCGCATCGTCGAATTCGCCGGCATCGGGCCCGGCCCGTTCGCCTGCATGATGCTGGCGGACATGGGCGCCGATGTCGTCACACTCGACCGCGTCGGCGCGAAGAAGAGCATGAAGTCGGTGGCCGGACGCGGCCGCAAGGTGATCGAGCTCGACCTCAAGGACAAGGCGGCGATCGCGCAAGTTCTCGACCTGCTCGCCAGCGCCGATGCGCTGGTCGAGGGTTTTCGTCCCGGCGTGATGGAGCGACTCGGCCTCGGGCCTGACCTCGTGCTCGCACGCAACCCCAAGCTGGTCTATGGCCGCATGACCGGCTGGGGCCAGGAAGGCCCGCTGGCCAATGCCGCAGGCCACGACATCAACTACATCTCCATCACCGGTGCGCTCGCCGCCATCGGCACGAAGGAAGCACCGGTACCGCCGCTCAATCTCGTCGGTGATTTCGGCGGCGGCGCGCTCTATCTCGTCGTCGGCGTCCTTGCCGCGCTGCTGGAAGCGCAGAGATCCGGCAAGGGCCAGGTCGTCGATGCCGCGATGTGCGACGGCGCGGCATCGCTGATGTCGTTTTTCTTCGACATGACCACGATCGGCCGCTGGACCGAAGGACGCGACCAGAACTTCCTCGACGGTGGCGCGCATTTCTACGGCGTCTACGAATGCGCCTGCGGGCACTTCATTTCGATCGGCTCGATCGAGCCGCAATTCTACGCGCTGCTGCGCGAGCATGCGGGCCTGACGGACGCCGATTTCGACGCGCAAATGGACCGCAAGGCCTGGCCGGCGCTGAAGGAGAAGCTCAAGGCGGTGTTCAAGAGCAAGACGCGCGCGGACTGGTGCAAGATCATGGAAGGCACCGACATCTGCTTCGCGCCGGTGCTGACCATGTCGGAGGCCACGCAACATCCGCACATGGTTGCCCGCAACGTGTTCATCGAGCGCCACGGCGTGAAGCAGCCCGCGCCGGCGCCGCGCTTCTCGCGCACGCCCTCGGCAGTGCGCGAGCCGGAGGCGGCGGAGATCGGGGCGGTGACGAAGGCGTGGAAGGCGATGTAGCTGCCGTGCCCCGGATGCTGCGCAGCACGAAGTGATGCGCTGCTGAGCCGGGGCCCATGCCTGCAAGACAAGACTGGGTCCCGGCTCTGCGCAGCAGCGTAAGAACGCTGCAGCGCGTCCGGGACACGAGCGTGAAGATTTACGCCGCGCTCTCCACCTTCAGCACCCCGCGCCGGATCTGATCCTCCTCGATCGATTCGAACAGGGCCTTGAAATTGCCCTCGCCGAATCCGTCATCGCCCTTGCGTTGGATGAACTCGAAGAAGATCGGACCGATGGCGTTGGCCGAGAAGATCTGGAGCAGCACCTTGGTCTGGCCACCCTCGACCACGCCTTCGCCGTCGATCAGGATGCCGTTCTTCCGGAGACGCGAGAGATCCTCGCCATGCCCGGGCAGCCGCGCATCGATCTTCTCGAAATAGGTCTCGGGCGGCGGCGGCATGAACGGCAGGCCCGCTTCGCGCAGGCCTTCGATGGTGCGGTAGATGTCGCGGCAGCCGCAGGCGATGTGCTGGATGCCCTCGCCGCGATAGGTCTTCAGATATTCCTCGATCTGGCCGGAATCGCCGGCGTCCTCGTTGATCGGAATCCGGATCTTGCCGTCGGGGCTGGTCAACGCGCGCGAGAACAGGCCGGAGGCGCGACCCTCGATGTCGAAGAAGCGGATCTGACGGAAGTTGAACAGCTTCTCGTAGAAGCCCGCCCAGACATCCATGCGACCGCGATGAACATTGTGGGTGAGATGGTCGAGGTAGAACAGGCCAGCACCGACCGGCCGTGGATCGCGCGCACCGAGCCATTCGAATTGGGCGTCGTAGGCCGAGCCCTTGGCGCCGTAGCGATCGACCAGATAGAGCAGGCTGCCGCCGATGCCCTTGATCGCGGGCACGTCGAGCGTCTTTTGTGCGGACGACACATCTGCAGGCTCCGCACCGAGCGAAATCGCCCGGTCATAGGCCGCCTTTGCATCGACGACGCGGAACGCCATCGACGGCGCGCACGGCCCGTGGGTGGCGACGAACTCGTAACCATCGGTGCCGGGCTCCTCGTTGACGAGGTAGTTGATGTCGCCCTGGCGATAGACGGTGATCCTCTTGGTCTTGTGGCGCGCGACGGGCGCATAGCCCATCAGCTTGAACAATGCATGCAGCTCGCCCGGATTGGGATGGGCATATTCGACGAACTCGAACCCGTCGGTGCCCATCGGATTGTCGGCGCTAACAGTGGCCGGCGGTGCATCGTGCGGAAACGGTCCCATTG
This region includes:
- a CDS encoding HAMP domain-containing methyl-accepting chemotaxis protein: MSGRIASPSKRIIFPTLRFRAKIILGFAVVLAISAGSMAFSYFGFERVSSGVGSYRSSVSEADLARNIDRELLGYRSAARYFVVTGKEDDAKAALDAEARLKNAIDQAIRSAKKPARLESLNKLAKEFSNFSATFAKILQAKRDSALLVQNQLQRNANLLKYKLDDIGNNASESEAQAIEFGTKQVNAQFQTASAAASNFVLNSDQAVGASAMARLKFVDNSLGAVYSMDDKVIAGLKEAKAFLGAYRGALDKLIAKAKLVDELVTEMSGSAGAILQGATAMKADLVAEQQRLDSESEVTIGQTEQLVLMLAIGGTLLGAVLAFLLGTGISRPMIAMCKAMRELASGNFDVVLPGLGRKDEIGEMAGAVEEFKVQAVAKAERDAAASEIQNREQAASRRAELIRFADDFESAVGAIVSNVSASAVQLETAASTLTRTAETTQSLSSQVAGVSEQASSNMQSVATATEELSASVEEIGRQVRDSSRIAEAAVVQARETDGRIGKLSHAAQQIGEVVKLITAIAEQTNLLALNATIEAARAGEAGRGFAVVASEVKSLASQTAKATDEISSHITGMQGATAESVAAIKEIGATIGQISSISTSIASAVEQQGAATQEIARSVQTVAQGTQTAATDIGEVNRGAAETGSASAEVLHSAKTLSSESTRLRAELDRFMGNIRAA
- a CDS encoding (2Fe-2S)-binding protein; translation: MSTVKLTVNGKAVAVDVEDRTLLVQLLRDHLNLTGTHVGCDTSQCGACVVHMDGRAVKSCTMLAGQADGTSITTIEGIAKGDELHPMQAAFRDNHGLQCGYCTPGMIMSAIDIVHRYGGQLDEATVRHELEGNICRCTGYHNIVKAVLDAAGRMKVSQAAE
- a CDS encoding xanthine dehydrogenase family protein molybdopterin-binding subunit, translated to MGVEGIGARVVRKEDKRFITGKGRYVDDIKLTGMTHAHFVRSPHAHAKVKGIDSSAALKMPGVVAVLTGREIVDDKVGNLICGWAITSKDGSPMKMGAWPAMAPETVRFVGQAVAVVIAESKNLARDAAEAVVVDYEELPAVADIHAAIKSGAPQLHPEAPGNQVYDWVIGDEGATDAAFAKAANVVKLDVTNNRLAPNAMEPRAAIADYDAAEEHFTLYTTSQNPHVARLVLSAFYNIAPEHKLRVIAPDVGGGFGSKIFIYPEEMVALWASKKVGRPVKWTGDRTEAFLTDAHGRDHVTHAEMAFDANNKIVGLKVKTYANFGAYMSLFSSSVPTYLYATLLSGQYNIPAIHAEVIGVYTNTTPVDAYRGAGRPEASYLIERLMETAARQLKVDPAELRRTNFITQFPHQTPVIMAYDTGDFNASLDAAMKAIDYAGFPARKAKAKADGKLRGIGVSCYIEACGIAPSKAVGSLGAGVGLWESAEVRVNPVGTIEILTGSHSHGQGHETTFCQLVAERLGVPISQVSIVHGDTDKVQFGMGTYGSRSAAVGLTAILKAMEKMESKAKKIAAHALEASEADIVIENGQFKVTGTDKAIALPMVALAAYTAHNLPDGMEPGLKESAFYDPTNFTFPAGAYICELEVDPGTGKTSFVNFVAADDFGRLINPMIVEGQVHGGLVQGIGQALLEHAVYDANGQPVTASFMDYAMPRADDVPSFNLSHTTTLCPGNPLGIKGCGEAGAIGASAAVINAITDAIGKNNLEMPATPDRVWRTIHAA
- a CDS encoding xanthine dehydrogenase family protein subunit M, yielding MYQTNYHRASSVDEAASLFAKGSESKFLAGGQTLLPVMKQRLASPSDVIDLGKIRELQGVELSGDTLTIKAATTYFDIMQNADVKKAIPAIAYLTSMLGDPAVRYRGTIGGSIANNDPAADFPAALLALGATVKTNKRPISAEDFFQGLFTTALEDGEIITAVSFPVPAKAGYAKMRHPASRFALTGVFVAQTKSGEVRVAATGASQSGVMRVPAIEAALKANWSPSTIDSVSISASGLLADIHGTAEYRANLIKVMAQRAVAAAG
- a CDS encoding CaiB/BaiF CoA-transferase family protein, with product MLDKSASTSSVRASGPLSGFRIVEFAGIGPGPFACMMLADMGADVVTLDRVGAKKSMKSVAGRGRKVIELDLKDKAAIAQVLDLLASADALVEGFRPGVMERLGLGPDLVLARNPKLVYGRMTGWGQEGPLANAAGHDINYISITGALAAIGTKEAPVPPLNLVGDFGGGALYLVVGVLAALLEAQRSGKGQVVDAAMCDGAASLMSFFFDMTTIGRWTEGRDQNFLDGGAHFYGVYECACGHFISIGSIEPQFYALLREHAGLTDADFDAQMDRKAWPALKEKLKAVFKSKTRADWCKIMEGTDICFAPVLTMSEATQHPHMVARNVFIERHGVKQPAPAPRFSRTPSAVREPEAAEIGAVTKAWKAM
- the hppD gene encoding 4-hydroxyphenylpyruvate dioxygenase, which encodes MGPFPHDAPPATVSADNPMGTDGFEFVEYAHPNPGELHALFKLMGYAPVARHKTKRITVYRQGDINYLVNEEPGTDGYEFVATHGPCAPSMAFRVVDAKAAYDRAISLGAEPADVSSAQKTLDVPAIKGIGGSLLYLVDRYGAKGSAYDAQFEWLGARDPRPVGAGLFYLDHLTHNVHRGRMDVWAGFYEKLFNFRQIRFFDIEGRASGLFSRALTSPDGKIRIPINEDAGDSGQIEEYLKTYRGEGIQHIACGCRDIYRTIEGLREAGLPFMPPPPETYFEKIDARLPGHGEDLSRLRKNGILIDGEGVVEGGQTKVLLQIFSANAIGPIFFEFIQRKGDDGFGEGNFKALFESIEEDQIRRGVLKVESAA